In the Anaerosporomusa subterranea genome, one interval contains:
- a CDS encoding tRNA (mnm(5)s(2)U34)-methyltransferase, whose amino-acid sequence MLPANAVQAAQHMLLPYLLQASVVVDATAGNGKDTLFLAKNTLSQAAVWAFDIQPSAIENTSRILAAAGLAEKVRLIQASHDTLGSTLNQPIDAVMFNLGYLPGSDRHIATQPNTTLAAVEQAAHLLTIGGLMTIVVYPGHASGILENQVLQQFLSTLPQQNFSVACWSMQNQINNPPLLYAVEKRRELRR is encoded by the coding sequence ATGCTACCAGCTAATGCTGTTCAAGCAGCTCAACACATGCTACTCCCGTATTTGCTGCAAGCTAGTGTCGTAGTCGACGCAACAGCCGGCAATGGCAAAGATACACTTTTTCTCGCAAAGAACACTCTATCGCAGGCTGCGGTTTGGGCGTTCGACATTCAACCGTCTGCGATTGAAAATACGAGTAGAATTCTGGCTGCCGCCGGTCTAGCAGAGAAAGTTCGGCTGATTCAGGCCAGTCACGACACCCTTGGCTCGACCCTCAATCAGCCGATTGATGCTGTCATGTTTAATCTCGGCTATCTACCCGGCAGCGACCGACATATTGCCACACAACCTAATACAACGCTGGCGGCGGTTGAGCAGGCAGCCCATCTGCTAACCATCGGAGGATTAATGACAATTGTTGTTTATCCAGGCCACGCTAGCGGAATTTTGGAAAACCAAGTACTTCAGCAGTTTTTATCCACTTTACCGCAACAGAATTTCTCGGTGGCTTGCTGGAGCATGCAGAATCAAATTAACAATCCGCCATTGTTGTACGCAGTGGAAAAGAGGAGGGAGCTCAGACGGTGA
- a CDS encoding NAD(+)/NADH kinase, translating to MRPSMQHILLWMPEIGGSVLTIGIYPNMEKTGITDVVCQVADYLIERGARVLLPQDFATACDRPMLAADRDIMMRQINLGITLGGDGTILHVARELAQAKIPVCGINMGNLGFLTAAELSELQPALDKLLTGDYLVEERMMLVATVLRQGETIFSATALNDVVMTNSASPRLIRLNVYVDEELIAGYPADGFILATSTGATGYSLSAGGPVVSPHVEAMILTPICPHTLYSRALVVSRQETVEVRPQSPEEIVALTIDGKSNFCMIFGDALKVTESPEKARLVRFNDKSYYQTLHRKLRRGEIDATS from the coding sequence ATGCGACCGTCGATGCAGCACATCTTGCTCTGGATGCCTGAGATTGGAGGCAGTGTGCTAACCATCGGGATATATCCCAACATGGAAAAGACGGGTATCACTGACGTTGTTTGTCAGGTTGCCGACTATCTCATAGAGCGGGGGGCGCGAGTCCTGTTACCACAAGACTTTGCGACAGCCTGCGACCGGCCGATGCTTGCAGCTGACCGGGATATCATGATGCGACAAATCAACCTTGGCATCACACTAGGTGGCGATGGGACGATTTTGCATGTCGCGAGGGAATTGGCGCAAGCGAAGATTCCGGTCTGCGGCATCAACATGGGGAATCTCGGCTTTCTGACTGCAGCGGAGCTTTCAGAACTGCAGCCAGCGCTGGACAAGCTGCTTACAGGTGATTATTTGGTCGAAGAACGAATGATGCTGGTTGCAACGGTGCTTCGGCAGGGAGAGACAATATTTTCCGCAACAGCACTCAATGATGTCGTGATGACCAACAGTGCCTCGCCACGCCTGATACGCTTAAATGTTTATGTAGATGAAGAATTGATCGCCGGTTACCCGGCAGATGGCTTTATATTGGCTACTTCTACCGGAGCAACAGGCTATTCACTGTCGGCAGGCGGACCGGTCGTTAGCCCGCATGTAGAGGCGATGATCCTAACGCCGATTTGTCCACATACTCTTTATTCCCGCGCTTTGGTCGTATCCCGACAGGAAACTGTCGAAGTCAGACCCCAATCGCCTGAGGAAATTGTTGCCTTGACGATTGATGGCAAATCAAACTTTTGCATGATCTTCGGCGATGCCCTCAAGGTGACAGAATCGCCAGAAAAAGCGCGACTGGTGCGCTTTAACGATAAGAGTTATTACCAAACTCTGCATAGAAAGCTGCGCAGAGGAGAAATCGATGCTACCAGCTAA
- a CDS encoding TlyA family RNA methyltransferase: protein MNTPDQPNEKRKEKAKERLDVLLVERGLVPSRERGRAYIMAGLVYVNEEKMEKAGAAVPVQAVITVRGDSIGYVSRGGLKLEKALQNFDIDLNGKVMADIGASTGGFTDCALKNGAAKVFAIDVGYGQLAWSLRTDSRVVNLERTNIRNLKIDDLGELIDCATIDVSFISLDKVLPAVTGLLAPGGFIIALIKPQFEAGREKVGKRGVVRDPRVHREVIVSVFASAKDNGLIPLELTYSPVKGPEGNIEYLVHLATGGSPLDEAAVDATVDAAHLALDA from the coding sequence ATGAACACTCCTGATCAACCTAATGAAAAACGCAAAGAGAAGGCAAAAGAAAGACTTGACGTACTGCTTGTTGAACGCGGTTTAGTGCCTAGCCGAGAACGCGGCAGAGCATATATCATGGCTGGACTTGTTTACGTTAACGAAGAGAAGATGGAAAAGGCTGGCGCAGCAGTGCCAGTTCAGGCTGTGATCACGGTGCGGGGCGATAGCATCGGTTATGTTAGTCGCGGCGGATTGAAGCTGGAAAAAGCCTTGCAAAACTTTGACATTGATCTGAACGGTAAGGTCATGGCAGATATTGGCGCTTCGACGGGCGGCTTTACTGATTGCGCACTGAAAAATGGCGCAGCCAAAGTATTTGCGATTGATGTCGGCTATGGCCAACTCGCCTGGTCGCTCAGAACAGATTCTCGCGTTGTGAACTTGGAACGAACTAATATTCGCAATTTGAAGATTGACGATTTGGGAGAGTTGATCGATTGCGCTACCATTGACGTATCCTTTATTTCGCTGGATAAAGTACTGCCCGCAGTCACTGGTTTGTTAGCACCTGGAGGCTTTATCATCGCTCTGATCAAACCCCAGTTTGAGGCCGGTCGGGAAAAAGTCGGCAAGCGTGGTGTTGTCCGTGATCCCCGCGTTCACCGAGAAGTGATCGTCTCAGTATTTGCGAGCGCAAAGGATAACGGCTTGATTCCCCTAGAGCTCACGTACTCACCGGTTAAAGGACCGGAAGGCAATATTGAATATCTGGTTCATTTGGCAACAGGCGGATCGCCGCTTGATGAAGCTGCGGTAGATGCGACCGTCGATGCAGCACATCTTGCTCTGGATGCCTGA
- the dxs gene encoding 1-deoxy-D-xylulose-5-phosphate synthase translates to MTLLDTISQPQDLRKLSLPQMDGLAAEIRSLLINTVAKNGGHLAPNLGVVELTLAIHRTFDSPRDKIVWDVGHQAYVHKILCGRRDKFHTLRQHGGISGFPKRSESEHDAFGVGHSSTSISAALGIALARDLSGRDNQVLAVIGDGSLTGGQAYEALNHAGHLGTRFTVIVNDNEMSIAKNVGAMAEYLAKIRSDPTYSRVKRDIDNALRRIPAIGDSVAKTLERAKDSLKFMLVPGMLFEELGFTYIGPIDGHNIAGLCEVLQATKTMNGPVLIHVITQKGKGYSPAECNADRFHGIGPFCVESGETLQCGNRPSYTSVFGDELIKLAADNPDIVAITAAMPEGTGLKKFAERYPKRFFDVGIAEQHAMTLAAGLAAAGKRPVVAVYSTFSQRAFDQIVHDICLQKLPVVICLDRAGIVGEDGATHQGVFDYAFLRSAPNLTMLAPKNETELRQMLAMALKHNGPCVIRYPRGCTLGIPFATESLPVSIGKAERIKLGSDLTLLAIGSAVEECVVASDLLASSGIRAGVVNARFVKPLDEEMIRSLSRETGVLVTVEDGCLAGGFGSAVAELLIDKQLKWVKLLRLGFPDEFIEHGTRAQLLKQYGLDGAAIAEKAASFFREYGAK, encoded by the coding sequence GTGACCCTTCTTGATACAATTAGTCAGCCGCAAGATCTGCGCAAGCTGTCTCTACCGCAAATGGATGGACTTGCTGCTGAAATACGTAGTCTTCTCATTAACACTGTTGCTAAGAACGGCGGACATCTTGCGCCAAATTTAGGAGTTGTAGAATTAACTCTGGCCATTCATCGGACGTTTGATAGTCCCCGGGATAAGATTGTCTGGGATGTTGGCCATCAAGCATATGTTCACAAGATTCTCTGCGGACGCCGTGACAAGTTTCATACTCTGCGTCAGCACGGCGGCATTAGCGGCTTTCCTAAACGCAGTGAAAGTGAGCATGATGCGTTTGGTGTTGGTCATTCGAGCACATCGATTTCGGCGGCGCTCGGTATTGCTCTAGCCCGTGATTTATCAGGCCGTGACAATCAAGTGTTGGCAGTTATCGGCGATGGATCGCTCACTGGCGGTCAAGCTTATGAAGCACTTAACCATGCCGGGCATCTGGGGACTCGATTCACAGTAATCGTCAATGACAACGAAATGTCGATTGCAAAAAACGTTGGCGCTATGGCTGAGTATCTTGCTAAAATCCGGTCTGATCCTACCTACTCGCGAGTAAAGCGAGATATTGACAATGCTCTCAGACGGATTCCCGCCATTGGCGACAGTGTGGCTAAAACATTAGAACGGGCAAAAGACAGTCTGAAATTCATGTTGGTTCCCGGCATGTTGTTTGAAGAATTAGGCTTTACCTATATCGGGCCAATTGATGGCCATAACATCGCCGGCCTGTGCGAAGTCCTGCAAGCTACCAAAACGATGAATGGTCCGGTCCTGATTCACGTCATTACCCAAAAAGGGAAAGGATACTCTCCAGCCGAATGCAATGCTGACCGCTTCCATGGGATTGGTCCGTTTTGCGTAGAGTCTGGCGAAACCTTGCAATGTGGCAATAGACCATCATACACTAGCGTATTTGGCGATGAACTGATCAAACTCGCGGCCGATAACCCTGATATCGTGGCAATTACTGCCGCCATGCCAGAAGGAACAGGCCTCAAGAAGTTTGCTGAACGCTATCCCAAACGCTTCTTTGATGTAGGCATAGCAGAACAACACGCGATGACTCTGGCTGCTGGCTTGGCAGCAGCGGGCAAGCGCCCGGTTGTGGCAGTATACTCTACTTTTTCGCAACGCGCATTTGACCAAATTGTTCATGATATCTGCCTGCAAAAGCTGCCTGTAGTCATTTGTCTAGATCGGGCAGGCATTGTCGGTGAAGACGGTGCTACCCATCAAGGTGTATTTGATTACGCATTTTTACGATCTGCGCCGAACCTCACGATGCTTGCTCCCAAAAATGAAACTGAATTGCGTCAAATGCTGGCAATGGCGCTTAAACACAATGGGCCTTGCGTTATTCGTTATCCCCGCGGTTGCACGCTCGGTATTCCCTTCGCAACAGAATCCCTTCCTGTATCGATTGGCAAAGCAGAACGTATCAAGCTGGGCTCTGATTTAACGCTGCTAGCCATTGGCTCGGCGGTGGAAGAATGTGTAGTAGCTAGTGATTTACTAGCAAGCTCCGGCATCCGGGCCGGGGTCGTCAATGCTCGCTTTGTTAAACCACTGGATGAAGAGATGATACGCAGTTTATCGCGCGAAACAGGCGTTCTCGTCACGGTGGAAGATGGGTGCTTAGCTGGTGGATTTGGCTCAGCAGTCGCTGAACTGCTTATCGATAAGCAATTGAAATGGGTAAAACTACTGCGACTAGGCTTCCCTGATGAATTTATTGAACACGGAACCCGCGCTCAGTTACTTAAACAATATGGCCTAGATGGCGCAGCCATTGCGGAAAAAGCTGCTAGCTTCTTCCGGGAATATGGAGCAAAATGA
- a CDS encoding polyprenyl synthetase family protein, with protein sequence MLKQYYQDKIKVIDETLDRMLMRQQALPPVIYDAMRYSLFAGGKRLRPILLMAAADAVGAKGTNYLPVACGLEMIHTYSLIHDDLPAMDNDDYRRGKLTNHKVFGEGMAILAGDALLTQAFEFILSQPGVEAQILVAVTREIAAAAGPAGMVGGQVVDLFSEGKRLDYDTLRYMHQAKTGALFKAALRAGGMLAGASEQHITALTEYAEQFGLAFQITDDILDVTGTQAEIGKPVGSDERNDKATYVTLYSLDTAGQLAAQAVGAAHAALNGFGDEAAILRQMVDSLLSRTN encoded by the coding sequence ATGTTGAAACAATACTATCAGGACAAAATTAAAGTGATTGATGAAACTCTTGACCGCATGCTTATGCGGCAACAAGCCTTACCGCCGGTTATCTATGATGCCATGCGCTACAGCTTGTTTGCTGGCGGCAAACGGTTGCGGCCAATTCTTTTAATGGCCGCCGCTGATGCAGTGGGGGCAAAAGGAACCAACTATCTTCCTGTCGCTTGCGGGCTTGAAATGATCCATACATATTCGCTGATTCACGACGATCTGCCTGCCATGGATAATGACGACTATCGTCGTGGCAAGCTAACTAACCATAAAGTATTCGGCGAGGGCATGGCGATTTTAGCTGGTGATGCTCTGCTGACTCAGGCATTTGAATTCATTCTGTCACAACCAGGAGTCGAGGCACAGATACTAGTTGCAGTGACTCGGGAAATCGCCGCTGCTGCTGGGCCTGCGGGCATGGTTGGCGGCCAAGTGGTGGATTTGTTCTCAGAGGGAAAAAGACTGGATTATGATACCTTACGATATATGCATCAGGCCAAAACCGGTGCACTGTTTAAAGCGGCTCTGCGTGCCGGAGGGATGTTGGCTGGAGCGTCAGAACAACACATAACTGCTCTCACAGAATATGCTGAACAGTTCGGACTGGCATTTCAGATCACTGATGATATTCTTGATGTTACTGGCACCCAAGCAGAAATCGGTAAACCTGTCGGAAGTGACGAGCGGAATGACAAGGCGACATATGTTACCTTGTATTCCTTAGATACTGCTGGACAACTGGCCGCGCAGGCTGTAGGCGCAGCGCATGCCGCATTAAACGGGTTCGGCGACGAGGCCGCTATCCTTAGACAGATGGTTGACTCGTTGTTGTCTAGAACCAACTAA
- the xseB gene encoding exodeoxyribonuclease VII small subunit, with protein MRKTKNNPSADITFEDALLKLEIIVDDLEKGELSLEDALANFAQGVSLSQLCLEKLSSAEEQIDLILEEKQGRVTTKPLQLQEEAPC; from the coding sequence GTGAGAAAAACAAAAAATAATCCTTCTGCTGATATTACATTTGAAGACGCATTACTTAAGCTGGAAATCATTGTCGATGATTTAGAAAAAGGTGAACTATCGCTTGAGGATGCGCTGGCTAACTTTGCTCAAGGAGTTTCTCTCTCCCAATTGTGTCTTGAAAAGCTTTCGAGCGCTGAGGAGCAGATTGACCTTATCCTAGAGGAAAAGCAAGGACGTGTTACTACAAAACCGTTGCAACTTCAGGAGGAAGCACCATGTTGA
- the xseA gene encoding exodeoxyribonuclease VII large subunit: MNVISVSELTSAIKSLLENNHRLAALFVRGELSNYKRYQSGHCYFTLKDSGAVIRGVMFRSRAQYLKFEPRDGMKVIVAGHIAVYERDGQYQLYADQLIPDGVGELSLAYAQLKDKLSREGLFDDNRKRALPVLPKTVGVITSPNGAALRDIITVSKRRHGGVRLVLYPARVQGMEAPGEICRALDVFNRLYPVDIIIVGRGGGSLEELWAFNDEKVVRAIAASTIPVISAVGHETDFTLSDFVADRRAATPSQAAELIVPDVRELGRYIGALTSTLETGMKNLLRNHKQKVVRLQNSRALRSPQDILAARQQAVDVKRDRLLQAFRTIVAGKQQSFHVAAGKLAVLNPLAVLNRGYSVTRKLGGTIIRRVSDIEPGDMVEIILRDGLIAAQVSHKEETSEKNKK, encoded by the coding sequence TTGAACGTTATTAGCGTTAGCGAGCTAACTTCAGCCATAAAGAGTCTATTGGAGAATAACCATCGACTCGCTGCCTTGTTCGTGAGAGGTGAACTGTCAAATTATAAACGTTACCAATCCGGACACTGCTATTTCACGCTAAAGGATTCTGGGGCAGTTATTCGCGGCGTCATGTTTCGCAGTCGGGCGCAATATTTAAAGTTCGAGCCGCGCGACGGGATGAAGGTCATTGTTGCGGGGCATATTGCCGTTTACGAGCGAGATGGACAATATCAGTTATATGCGGATCAACTAATCCCTGACGGTGTAGGCGAGCTCAGTCTCGCATACGCTCAACTAAAGGACAAGCTCTCGCGCGAAGGATTATTCGATGACAACCGCAAACGAGCTTTACCTGTTTTACCGAAAACCGTGGGGGTCATCACATCGCCAAATGGCGCAGCCTTGCGTGATATTATTACCGTAAGCAAGCGTCGTCATGGCGGCGTTCGTTTAGTTCTTTATCCGGCCCGTGTGCAGGGAATGGAAGCGCCAGGTGAGATTTGTCGGGCACTAGACGTCTTTAATCGCCTCTATCCTGTTGACATTATTATTGTCGGTCGTGGCGGCGGATCATTGGAGGAATTGTGGGCCTTTAATGACGAGAAAGTAGTTCGTGCAATCGCTGCGTCTACGATTCCGGTCATTTCCGCGGTTGGCCATGAAACAGATTTTACGTTATCAGATTTTGTGGCAGACCGCCGGGCGGCAACACCATCACAGGCGGCGGAACTGATTGTACCCGATGTTCGGGAACTAGGCCGCTACATTGGCGCTCTAACCTCGACGCTTGAAACCGGGATGAAGAATCTGTTGCGGAACCATAAGCAGAAAGTCGTAAGACTACAAAACAGTCGGGCTCTCCGCTCACCGCAGGATATTCTGGCTGCCCGGCAGCAAGCGGTGGATGTAAAGAGAGACAGACTTCTGCAGGCATTCCGAACGATTGTTGCTGGCAAGCAACAGTCCTTTCACGTCGCGGCCGGAAAACTGGCTGTCTTAAATCCTCTGGCAGTTTTGAACCGAGGCTACAGCGTTACTCGTAAATTAGGTGGAACGATAATCCGCCGGGTCTCTGACATTGAACCTGGCGATATGGTGGAAATTATTCTGCGCGACGGCTTGATCGCTGCGCAGGTTAGCCATAAGGAGGAGACCAGTGAGAAAAACAAAAAATAA
- a CDS encoding O-sialoglycoprotein endopeptidase has translation MSWVMGFDTSCYTTSIAILDMQGTLLADCRQMLTVKPGGRGLAQSEMVFQHTRNMPAVLEEALAKVGGAPAAIGVTNCPRPLPNSYMPAFLVGAGFAQALALSHRVPLFSLSHQENHILAGVWSAGGPLSDRFLAVHASGGTSEIVLVERKGSTFDLSLLGGSIDLQAGQFVDRIGVALNLPFPAGRHLEALARTATGSVRLPVSVDKLSVSFSGPASHATRLIAAGGEPAEIAHAVETCIAETISRLIQAGINESGVTDILLAGGVMANQHIRRYLRERLSQIGNLFFPEPAYSPDNAVGAAFLSLLK, from the coding sequence ATGAGCTGGGTAATGGGTTTTGATACCAGTTGTTACACAACATCAATCGCTATCCTTGATATGCAAGGCACTCTCCTGGCTGATTGCCGGCAGATGTTGACGGTCAAGCCGGGAGGACGTGGCTTAGCCCAATCAGAGATGGTTTTTCAGCATACGCGCAATATGCCGGCTGTGTTGGAGGAAGCGCTCGCCAAGGTCGGTGGAGCGCCGGCGGCAATCGGGGTGACGAATTGTCCCCGGCCGCTTCCTAATTCCTACATGCCGGCTTTTTTAGTTGGCGCAGGCTTCGCCCAAGCGCTGGCATTGTCGCATCGAGTACCGCTCTTCTCGTTGAGTCACCAGGAAAACCACATTTTAGCTGGTGTGTGGTCTGCGGGTGGTCCGCTGTCGGATCGGTTTTTAGCGGTTCACGCATCCGGAGGAACTAGCGAGATTGTTCTGGTTGAACGCAAGGGATCTACCTTTGACCTCAGCTTGCTAGGCGGTAGTATTGATCTGCAAGCAGGACAATTTGTCGATCGGATCGGCGTAGCCCTTAATTTGCCGTTCCCTGCTGGCCGTCATTTGGAAGCCTTAGCGCGAACGGCAACCGGATCTGTGCGGTTACCGGTGTCTGTGGACAAATTATCAGTCAGCTTTTCCGGACCGGCCTCACATGCGACCAGGCTCATTGCCGCTGGAGGCGAGCCGGCGGAAATCGCTCATGCTGTCGAAACCTGCATTGCAGAGACTATTTCTAGGCTTATCCAGGCTGGTATTAACGAATCAGGAGTAACAGATATTTTGTTGGCTGGCGGCGTCATGGCTAATCAACATATCCGCCGCTATCTACGTGAACGACTATCCCAAATTGGCAATTTGTTTTTCCCAGAGCCGGCGTATAGCCCTGATAATGCCGTCGGTGCGGCGTTTCTAAGCTTGTTGAAGTAA
- the nusB gene encoding transcription antitermination factor NusB — MSRRKAREMALQTLFQMDYNEDITTEPALEMVFSEYEVVADKDKVYAKHLIAGAKNSLAEIDAIIAKAAYDWKIERMPGVDRNIVRLAIYELNFSTEPVPPGVVINEAVELAKEYGTEDSARFVNGILGALVKNKEVP, encoded by the coding sequence ATGAGCCGCAGGAAGGCCCGGGAAATGGCGCTGCAAACGCTGTTTCAAATGGATTATAATGAGGATATCACGACAGAACCAGCGTTAGAGATGGTTTTTAGTGAGTATGAGGTTGTGGCAGACAAGGACAAAGTCTATGCCAAACACCTAATTGCTGGTGCTAAGAATAGTTTAGCGGAAATTGATGCGATTATCGCAAAAGCAGCATATGATTGGAAAATTGAACGCATGCCGGGCGTTGACAGAAATATTGTTCGTCTGGCTATCTATGAGCTGAATTTCAGTACCGAGCCAGTTCCCCCCGGAGTCGTGATCAATGAGGCTGTTGAGTTGGCCAAGGAATATGGTACAGAAGACTCAGCGCGTTTTGTTAATGGCATCCTTGGGGCGTTGGTCAAAAATAAGGAAGTCCCATGA
- a CDS encoding DUF2273 domain-containing protein yields the protein MDRNLLEEIWQSHGGKILGCSVGFIIGILVLMLGFFQTLFVLFCVIAGFMVGKRIDEKEDLMDILDKLLPPGYHR from the coding sequence TTGGACCGGAATTTGCTCGAGGAAATCTGGCAGTCGCACGGCGGCAAAATACTTGGTTGCAGCGTGGGTTTTATCATCGGTATCCTGGTATTGATGCTGGGATTTTTTCAGACTCTATTTGTGCTATTTTGCGTTATCGCCGGCTTTATGGTTGGAAAACGCATTGATGAGAAGGAAGACCTTATGGATATTCTCGATAAATTATTGCCACCTGGATATCATCGCTAA
- the amaP gene encoding alkaline shock response membrane anchor protein AmaP produces MGILDRIILTIYTFLLTFLSLGVILLSLRLISMDWVRTSIESIAGRWEAGLVGAVFLLVSLRLLLAGLRSRRGGKSITHHTNLGDVHVSLDAVENLVEKTARHTRGVRGVKVSVQHANAGVSIILKIVVSPDSNIPAVTDEIQQRVSESIKNTVGIEPVDIRVVVDNIANDFKAKRVE; encoded by the coding sequence ATGGGTATTCTTGATAGGATCATATTAACCATATACACATTTCTTTTGACATTTTTGTCACTTGGCGTAATATTGCTCTCGTTACGCCTTATTTCTATGGATTGGGTGAGGACAAGCATTGAAAGTATTGCCGGACGTTGGGAGGCTGGCCTGGTCGGCGCTGTTTTTCTTTTAGTCAGTCTGCGTTTGCTGCTGGCAGGTTTGCGTTCTCGCCGTGGCGGCAAGTCGATTACCCATCATACGAATTTAGGTGATGTGCATGTGTCGCTTGACGCGGTGGAAAACTTAGTGGAGAAAACAGCTCGGCATACTCGTGGTGTTCGCGGCGTAAAAGTGTCTGTTCAGCATGCTAATGCTGGTGTGTCTATAATCCTAAAGATCGTAGTCAGTCCAGATTCGAATATTCCGGCTGTTACTGATGAAATTCAGCAGCGAGTCAGCGAGTCGATTAAAAACACAGTTGGCATCGAGCCGGTCGATATTCGCGTTGTGGTGGATAACATAGCCAACGACTTTAAGGCGAAACGGGTTGAATAG
- a CDS encoding Asp23/Gls24 family envelope stress response protein, which translates to MDKRIEKSEHTDVGTVRIADEVVGIIAGLAAMEVPGVAGMSGGLVGGIAEMLGKKNLSKGVKVEVGEREAAADLFVIVEYGVRIPDVALRVQENVKRAVEAMTGLEVVEVNVHVQGVGFVQEGREEEGRVR; encoded by the coding sequence TTGGATAAACGAATTGAGAAGAGCGAGCATACCGATGTCGGGACTGTCCGAATCGCCGACGAAGTCGTTGGCATCATCGCGGGTCTGGCCGCAATGGAGGTTCCCGGTGTTGCTGGCATGAGTGGCGGCCTGGTAGGCGGGATCGCGGAGATGCTCGGCAAAAAGAACTTATCAAAAGGGGTTAAGGTAGAGGTTGGCGAACGTGAAGCGGCAGCAGACCTGTTTGTTATTGTTGAATATGGTGTGCGGATTCCAGATGTCGCTTTGCGAGTGCAAGAAAATGTTAAACGAGCGGTTGAAGCGATGACAGGGTTAGAGGTTGTTGAAGTCAACGTTCATGTCCAAGGTGTAGGTTTTGTTCAGGAAGGCCGAGAAGAAGAAGGCCGGGTCCGCTGA
- a CDS encoding SpoIIIAH-like family protein — MLVVTLNKVIKRILLGLAVVAILAIVTAQFVNYQKDKEPTQVKVDRSNAMQVIKPIEMALTIPDFFTEYRLERDKIRSERFDVLRDMVKNSKTEDSKQRVQEAILRLVQEKQREYEMENLIKARGFQDALVVIQDKNVNAIIKAQAFTREEVTQVAEVISRVTGVRPEDITISAKP, encoded by the coding sequence ATGCTTGTGGTAACACTGAACAAGGTCATTAAGCGCATCCTGCTGGGGCTGGCCGTTGTCGCCATTCTAGCAATTGTAACCGCACAGTTTGTCAACTACCAAAAGGATAAAGAACCGACTCAAGTTAAAGTGGACCGTTCAAACGCTATGCAGGTGATAAAGCCGATTGAAATGGCGTTGACGATTCCCGATTTCTTTACTGAATACCGGTTGGAACGGGACAAAATCCGCAGTGAACGCTTTGATGTATTGCGCGACATGGTTAAAAACTCGAAAACAGAAGACTCCAAACAGCGGGTGCAGGAAGCTATTTTGCGGCTGGTACAAGAGAAACAGCGTGAGTATGAGATGGAGAATCTAATCAAAGCTCGCGGTTTCCAAGATGCCTTGGTTGTTATTCAAGACAAAAATGTTAATGCAATTATCAAGGCCCAAGCCTTTACTCGGGAGGAAGTGACCCAAGTGGCTGAGGTCATAAGCCGGGTAACCGGTGTACGTCCCGAAGACATCACGATCAGCGCGAAACCTTAA
- the spoIIIAF gene encoding stage III sporulation protein AF codes for MRSMIDLVVSWVMGIVFATLFASFLELLLPSSSMQKFVRVIMGLLIMLAILNPVIGFLERAPSNSDVTALAPRLSGTAPVEEAAKAATGKRDQLIKDVYRRDLSKQMQSLVMGIEGVAQANVEVELSADQGGLTKISQVTVNVRPGATKKAVRKVVIGVAPSAPDLQQETVITIQRRLGELYQLQARQIIVKSMQG; via the coding sequence ATGAGATCGATGATTGATCTTGTTGTTTCATGGGTGATGGGAATTGTCTTCGCGACACTGTTTGCATCCTTTCTTGAACTTTTACTTCCCTCAAGCAGTATGCAGAAATTTGTCCGAGTCATTATGGGCTTGTTGATTATGCTGGCCATCTTAAATCCGGTCATTGGTTTTCTCGAACGTGCACCCAGCAATAGCGACGTCACTGCTCTTGCTCCGCGTTTGTCAGGAACAGCACCTGTAGAGGAAGCTGCGAAGGCGGCAACTGGCAAGCGAGATCAACTGATTAAAGATGTCTATCGCCGAGACTTATCCAAACAGATGCAATCACTGGTCATGGGAATTGAGGGAGTGGCCCAGGCTAATGTCGAGGTGGAATTAAGCGCCGATCAAGGCGGATTAACGAAAATTAGTCAAGTGACGGTGAATGTTCGGCCCGGCGCAACCAAGAAGGCAGTTAGAAAAGTTGTGATTGGTGTCGCGCCATCAGCGCCAGATTTGCAACAGGAGACTGTGATTACGATTCAGCGGCGACTGGGCGAATTGTATCAACTGCAAGCTCGGCAAATTATTGTCAAATCAATGCAAGGTTAG